From a single Clostridia bacterium genomic region:
- a CDS encoding thymidylate kinase, whose protein sequence is MGKLIVIEGLDSSGKQTQTELLVKALLQEGKKVKKVSFPCYDEPSSALVKMYLAGEFGQDAESVNPYAASSFYAVDRFASFKKDWEAFYNDGGIVVADRYTTSNMIHQAGKIKDTAERDAYLHWLFEYEFSYLKLPEPDVVLFLEMEPSFSEKLMAERANKITGSMEKDIHENDKNHLRNSYESAIYVAQKFGWQRVQCVKQDALRTIEDIHVEILKNALKYC, encoded by the coding sequence ATGGGCAAACTGATTGTAATTGAAGGGTTAGACTCCAGCGGGAAGCAAACCCAGACCGAGCTTTTGGTTAAAGCGCTTTTGCAAGAAGGGAAAAAAGTAAAAAAAGTTTCTTTCCCTTGCTATGACGAGCCATCTTCTGCACTGGTAAAAATGTATCTGGCAGGAGAGTTCGGGCAGGATGCGGAAAGTGTCAATCCGTATGCTGCTTCTTCCTTTTACGCGGTAGATCGTTTTGCATCCTTCAAAAAGGATTGGGAAGCATTTTATAATGACGGCGGAATTGTGGTTGCGGACCGCTATACTACCTCCAATATGATTCATCAGGCAGGAAAAATCAAAGATACAGCAGAGCGGGACGCGTATTTGCATTGGCTGTTTGAATACGAGTTTTCGTATCTGAAATTACCCGAGCCGGATGTGGTTCTGTTTCTGGAGATGGAGCCATCCTTTTCGGAAAAGCTTATGGCAGAGCGTGCCAATAAGATTACCGGAAGCATGGAAAAGGATATTCATGAAAATGATAAGAATCACCTGCGCAACAGCTATGAAAGCGCAATCTATGTGGCACAGAAATTCGGTTGGCAGCGGGTGCAGTGTGTGAAGCAGGATGCGCTTCGCACCATTGAAGATATACACGTTGAAATTTTGAAAAATGCTTTAAAGTATTGCTGA
- a CDS encoding FAD-dependent thymidylate synthase: MRVELLQYTPNCEKLIAASAKLCYSSAGIDGLLDNLEKDNTEKFLKMLVSIGHESPIEHASFTFGVEGVSRSLTHQLVRHRIASYTQKSQRYVKEGQFEYVIPPEIAQDEEAKRVFIQTMEQEQQAYDELTTILQKKHKATFIAEGLDEKEAEKKAEKKAIEDARYVLPNACTTAIIMTFNARSLYNFFEHRCCERAQWEIREMANEMLRLVKEVAPILFEKSGPPCLKKACPEGKMSCGKMLEKRAMYLKETK, from the coding sequence ATGAGAGTTGAACTTTTACAATATACACCCAATTGTGAAAAATTGATTGCGGCAAGTGCAAAGCTTTGCTATTCCAGTGCAGGCATTGATGGGTTGCTGGACAATCTGGAAAAAGATAACACAGAGAAATTTTTGAAAATGCTGGTTTCTATCGGACACGAAAGTCCGATTGAGCACGCCAGCTTCACCTTTGGGGTAGAGGGTGTTTCCAGATCTCTGACCCATCAGTTGGTGCGCCACAGAATCGCAAGCTACACACAAAAATCCCAGAGATATGTAAAAGAGGGACAGTTTGAATATGTGATTCCGCCTGAAATTGCGCAGGATGAAGAAGCCAAAAGGGTGTTTATTCAAACTATGGAACAGGAACAGCAGGCTTATGATGAACTGACAACAATTTTGCAAAAAAAACATAAAGCAACCTTCATTGCAGAAGGCTTAGACGAAAAGGAAGCGGAGAAAAAGGCTGAAAAAAAGGCGATTGAAGATGCAAGATATGTATTGCCGAATGCCTGCACAACCGCAATCATTATGACCTTTAATGCAAGAAGTCTTTATAATTTCTTCGAACATCGTTGCTGTGAGCGCGCCCAGTGGGAAATCCGCGAAATGGCAAACGAAATGCTTCGTCTGGTAAAAGAGGTAGCGCCTATTCTGTTTGAAAAAAGCGGACCGCCGTGCCTGAAAAAAGCATGTCCCGAGGGGAAAATGTCCTGTGGGAAAATGCTTGAAAAACGCGCAATGTACTTAAAGGAGACGAAGTAA
- a CDS encoding WecB/TagA/CpsF family glycosyltransferase, which produces MKTNIFGVLFDNFTISETVEKAVSFENAPFVLYTPNPEIVQIAKKEPEFCEVLNTANVVTPDGIGIVYASKILGGHIKERAAGFDICCGILEKLAQKGGSVYLFGGKPGVAEQAKAKVEESYKGITVCGVADGYFDAEKEKQIVADISEKAPDLLLVCLGAPKQEKWIAQNKDILNAKILVGAGGTIDVLSGNTKRAPEIFIKLGLEWFYRLLCEPKRIGRMMQLPLFLLEVVFKRGKLRK; this is translated from the coding sequence ATGAAAACAAATATTTTTGGTGTTTTATTTGATAATTTTACAATTTCCGAAACGGTAGAAAAAGCGGTTTCATTTGAAAATGCTCCGTTTGTACTGTATACTCCGAACCCGGAGATTGTGCAGATTGCAAAAAAAGAGCCGGAGTTTTGTGAAGTGTTAAATACTGCAAACGTAGTAACGCCCGATGGTATCGGTATTGTGTATGCTTCCAAAATTTTAGGCGGACATATTAAAGAACGCGCGGCAGGCTTTGATATTTGTTGCGGTATACTGGAAAAACTTGCACAAAAGGGCGGATCGGTCTACTTGTTTGGTGGAAAGCCCGGTGTGGCAGAGCAGGCAAAGGCAAAGGTGGAAGAAAGCTACAAAGGCATTACGGTTTGCGGTGTGGCAGACGGCTATTTTGATGCTGAAAAGGAAAAACAAATTGTTGCTGACATCTCTGAAAAGGCACCCGACTTATTGCTGGTATGCCTTGGGGCGCCCAAGCAGGAAAAATGGATTGCACAAAATAAAGATATTTTGAATGCGAAAATTTTAGTGGGTGCGGGCGGAACGATTGACGTGCTTTCGGGTAACACAAAGCGTGCACCTGAAATCTTTATCAAGCTTGGTCTGGAGTGGTTTTACCGTTTGCTTTGTGAACCCAAGCGCATCGGCAGAATGATGCAGTTACCGCTGTTTTTACTGGAAGTTGTTTTTAAGAGAGGAAAGTTGAGAAAATGA
- a CDS encoding polysaccharide deacetylase family protein: MRKILALLLMVLCLPPVVVQAETVVPVLMYHNLNETYAPENANIEMKPSEFEEQMVALLNAGYTPISLYQYARFEAGEETLPEKPVIITFDDGYLNNYTHAFPIVKKYNIPITIFVITQYMGMRDGVTYPHFTWEQAKEMQESGLVEIESHTCAHSDFMLADRETILKELRLSKYLIYKHIGKEAKFLAYPYGNYTPEVQKEARNAGYLGCVKVKAVTPGVNRKGDDIYALKRITASGGVSGAELIRCIEENKRW, from the coding sequence ATGAGAAAAATTCTTGCACTTTTATTGATGGTGCTTTGCCTGCCTCCTGTAGTGGTGCAGGCTGAAACCGTCGTGCCCGTACTGATGTATCACAATCTCAACGAAACCTATGCACCTGAAAACGCAAATATTGAAATGAAGCCTTCTGAATTTGAAGAGCAGATGGTTGCACTTTTAAATGCAGGCTATACACCGATTTCGCTTTATCAGTACGCGCGTTTTGAAGCCGGGGAGGAAACACTTCCCGAAAAGCCGGTTATCATAACCTTTGATGACGGATATCTGAATAACTACACCCATGCGTTTCCGATTGTCAAAAAGTACAATATTCCCATTACGATATTTGTGATTACCCAGTACATGGGGATGCGGGACGGTGTAACCTATCCGCATTTTACCTGGGAGCAGGCAAAAGAAATGCAGGAATCGGGCTTGGTTGAAATTGAAAGCCATACCTGTGCACACAGCGATTTTATGTTGGCAGACCGGGAAACGATTTTAAAAGAGCTTCGCTTGTCCAAATATTTAATTTACAAGCATATCGGAAAAGAAGCAAAGTTTTTAGCATATCCTTATGGAAACTACACACCTGAAGTACAGAAAGAAGCTCGGAATGCCGGATATCTCGGTTGTGTGAAGGTCAAAGCCGTAACGCCGGGTGTGAACCGTAAGGGTGATGATATCTATGCGCTAAAGCGCATTACGGCAAGCGGTGGCGTAAGCGGTGCCGAACTGATTCGGTGCATTGAAGAAAATAAGAGGTGGTAA
- a CDS encoding AbrB/MazE/SpoVT family DNA-binding domain-containing protein, protein MKPTGIVRPIDELGRLVLPKELRKKFNISPKDSVEFWVDGDCVVLKKYEPACIFCGEGKNMVQYENRNICSACLKKITKIK, encoded by the coding sequence ATGAAACCGACCGGCATCGTAAGACCAATTGATGAACTGGGCAGATTGGTTCTTCCGAAAGAATTGCGTAAAAAATTCAATATTTCTCCTAAAGACAGTGTAGAATTCTGGGTGGACGGAGATTGTGTTGTGCTGAAAAAATATGAGCCTGCCTGCATCTTTTGCGGAGAAGGTAAAAATATGGTGCAGTACGAAAATCGCAACATTTGTTCTGCATGCCTGAAAAAAATAACCAAAATCAAATAA
- the metA gene encoding homoserine O-succinyltransferase, with the protein MPIKIPDKLPAVKVLREENIFVMTEKRASKQDIRPLKVLILNIMPTKIVTETQLLRLLGNTPIQVEFDLIQTASHQSKNTPPEHLERFYKTFADVKNQNYDGMIITGAPVENLEYNEVTYWDEICEIMEWSKHHVTSTLHICWGAQAGMYYHYGIQKQALPKKLSGVYKHKTRAKNVKLLRGFDDSFMAPHSRYTTIPKEDIEACSELKILADSKEAGVYLVIAKNGKQVFVFGHCEYDADTLSKEYFRDLDKGINPDIPENYFPDDNPSKTPKMTWRAHAALLFNNWVNYYLYQETPYDLSRINESNGKGKK; encoded by the coding sequence ATGCCTATTAAAATTCCGGACAAATTACCGGCAGTGAAAGTACTGCGTGAAGAAAATATTTTTGTTATGACCGAGAAACGGGCATCCAAACAGGATATCCGTCCGCTTAAGGTGCTGATTTTAAACATCATGCCCACCAAGATTGTGACCGAAACACAGCTTTTGCGTTTGTTAGGGAATACACCCATTCAGGTGGAGTTTGATTTGATTCAGACCGCCTCGCACCAGTCCAAAAATACACCGCCCGAGCATTTGGAGCGCTTTTACAAAACCTTTGCGGATGTGAAAAATCAAAACTATGACGGTATGATTATCACCGGTGCACCGGTGGAAAACTTAGAATATAACGAAGTAACCTATTGGGATGAAATTTGCGAAATCATGGAGTGGAGCAAGCATCATGTGACCTCTACATTGCATATTTGCTGGGGTGCACAGGCAGGTATGTACTACCATTACGGTATACAAAAGCAGGCTCTGCCGAAAAAGCTTTCGGGTGTGTACAAGCATAAAACACGCGCCAAAAACGTTAAGCTTCTTCGAGGCTTTGACGATAGCTTTATGGCACCGCATTCCCGTTATACAACCATTCCGAAAGAAGATATCGAAGCATGTTCTGAATTGAAAATTCTTGCAGATTCCAAAGAGGCAGGTGTGTATCTTGTGATTGCCAAAAACGGCAAGCAGGTATTTGTATTCGGTCATTGTGAGTATGATGCAGACACGCTTTCTAAAGAGTATTTCCGCGATTTAGATAAGGGGATTAATCCGGATATTCCCGAAAATTATTTCCCGGATGACAACCCGTCAAAAACACCCAAAATGACCTGGAGAGCACATGCGGCACTTTTGTTTAACAATTGGGTGAACTATTATCTGTACCAGGAGACACCTTATGACTTAAGCCGTATCAACGAGTCGAACGGAAAAGGAAAAAAGTAA
- a CDS encoding ATP-dependent Clp protease proteolytic subunit: MSQNKDNGITDLKGKIHCLNIIGQIEGHTILPSQNKTTKYEHVIPQLVAIEEDEEIEGLLILLNTVGGDVEAGLAIAEVIAGMSKPTVSLVLGGGHSIGVPLAVAADFSFIARSATMTIHPVRMNGMIIGVPQVFDYFDKMQDRIISFIAENSKIKEADFKKLMFETKDIANDVGTVLFGEETVKHGIMDSVGNIRDALCKLHEMIGGKHKC; this comes from the coding sequence ATGAGCCAGAACAAAGATAACGGTATCACCGACTTGAAAGGAAAAATTCATTGTCTGAACATCATCGGACAGATTGAGGGACACACCATACTTCCCTCTCAGAACAAAACCACCAAATATGAACATGTCATTCCACAATTAGTTGCCATTGAAGAAGATGAAGAAATCGAAGGACTTCTGATATTATTAAACACGGTTGGCGGAGATGTAGAGGCAGGTCTTGCCATCGCAGAAGTGATTGCCGGCATGAGCAAGCCTACCGTCTCGCTGGTTTTGGGTGGCGGACATTCCATCGGTGTACCCCTGGCGGTTGCAGCAGACTTTTCATTTATCGCCCGCTCTGCCACCATGACCATCCATCCTGTCCGTATGAACGGCATGATTATCGGTGTTCCGCAGGTGTTTGACTATTTTGATAAGATGCAGGACCGTATTATCTCTTTTATCGCTGAAAACTCAAAAATAAAAGAAGCAGATTTTAAAAAACTGATGTTCGAAACCAAGGATATTGCAAACGATGTGGGTACGGTTTTATTCGGCGAAGAAACCGTAAAGCACGGCATTATGGATTCTGTCGGCAACATTCGGGATGCCCTTTGCAAATTACACGAAATGATTGGGGGTAAGCACAAATGCTGA
- a CDS encoding DNA translocase FtsK 4TM domain-containing protein, with protein MARKKRSQTSNNNNNKKGKQKAPRSIPFSPEITAICIVAVGLFLLASFFAGDGTGAVGEFFKNLFFGFFGFTAYLCPFYMLALATNLLFEKEIKKHKSKFIYTLGLMIMLSATIHFFSSKIPDYDSYIKAIPGFFTAGTELTGGGIIGGILYRFFAETLSIGRVGTAIVYICVISILSILLFHISVKDLLENAASYLKEARAKHAERKVQEQQEKERKKPREYAGRILTETDENTFVAVPELSDEDDSDYDEIYVPPEEDIIIGPDSPVPPENDKTFTDSIVDENNQVAMNMESEEDTEEEEEPFTLENNGDLFINYQFPTVDLLTQYKKSKKGMTESEINANAKKLVSTLASFGVQAKILQVTKGPAITRYELQPMAGVKVSKIVNLADDIALNLAAQGVRIEAPIPGKAAIGIEVANREIDMVSMREVLESDAFKNHPSKLAVALGKDISGTPIILDLAKMPHLLIAGQTGSGKSVCVNSIIASIMYKASPNEVKLLMVDPKVVELSVYNGIPHLDTPVVTKPKKAAGALSWAVNEMMLRYDMFAEAKVRDIKGYNNYAKSHNLASMPQVVIIIDELADLMMAAPGEVEDSICRLAQLARAAGMHLVIATQRPSVNVITGTIKANIPSRIAFATSNAIDSRTILDSSGAEKLLGRGDMLYHPTGASKPIRVQGAFLSDEERDAIIEFVKSTCTASYNPNILEHIEKESVSDKEKAESGGGECDDLLPKAIDIVMEIGQASTSMLQRKMSVGFARAGRIMDQMEQRGIVGPSQGSKPREILITKEQYMELKATGIFSEPMKYDAD; from the coding sequence ATGGCACGCAAAAAACGTTCACAAACGAGCAACAATAATAACAACAAAAAAGGAAAGCAGAAAGCACCGCGATCCATTCCTTTTTCGCCTGAGATTACCGCTATATGTATTGTAGCGGTCGGTCTTTTTCTGCTGGCGTCATTTTTTGCAGGAGACGGAACGGGGGCAGTAGGTGAATTTTTCAAAAATCTGTTCTTTGGATTTTTTGGCTTTACTGCATACCTTTGCCCTTTCTATATGCTAGCACTTGCAACCAATCTTTTATTTGAAAAGGAAATTAAGAAGCATAAAAGCAAGTTCATTTACACACTCGGACTTATGATTATGCTTTCTGCCACCATACACTTTTTCAGTTCGAAAATTCCTGATTATGATTCCTACATAAAGGCAATTCCCGGCTTTTTTACAGCGGGAACCGAGCTTACCGGTGGTGGCATCATCGGTGGTATTCTTTACCGTTTCTTCGCCGAAACCTTAAGCATCGGCAGAGTCGGCACCGCCATTGTATACATTTGTGTTATTTCCATTCTCAGCATTTTACTGTTCCATATTTCGGTAAAGGATCTTCTGGAAAATGCGGCATCCTATTTAAAAGAAGCCCGTGCAAAGCACGCTGAACGAAAAGTGCAGGAGCAACAGGAAAAAGAACGCAAAAAGCCTCGCGAGTATGCCGGTCGCATTTTAACCGAAACAGACGAAAACACTTTTGTTGCCGTTCCTGAGCTGAGCGACGAGGATGACTCTGACTACGATGAAATTTATGTTCCGCCCGAGGAAGATATCATTATCGGCCCCGACTCTCCCGTTCCGCCCGAAAACGACAAAACCTTTACTGACAGCATTGTGGACGAAAATAATCAGGTTGCCATGAACATGGAAAGCGAGGAAGATACCGAAGAAGAGGAAGAACCATTCACGCTCGAAAACAACGGTGATTTGTTTATCAACTATCAATTCCCTACCGTTGACCTTCTGACACAGTACAAAAAGTCCAAAAAAGGCATGACTGAAAGCGAAATTAACGCCAATGCGAAAAAGCTGGTATCCACCTTAGCAAGCTTTGGCGTGCAAGCGAAGATTTTACAGGTTACAAAAGGACCTGCTATCACCCGCTACGAATTACAGCCCATGGCAGGTGTAAAGGTAAGTAAAATTGTAAACTTAGCAGACGATATTGCTCTTAACCTTGCCGCGCAGGGTGTCCGTATTGAAGCACCTATTCCGGGCAAAGCAGCTATCGGTATTGAAGTGGCAAACCGCGAGATTGATATGGTCAGCATGCGTGAAGTTTTAGAAAGCGATGCCTTTAAGAATCACCCTTCTAAGCTTGCAGTTGCTTTAGGTAAAGACATTAGCGGCACACCCATCATTTTAGACCTTGCCAAAATGCCTCATCTGCTGATTGCAGGTCAGACCGGGTCGGGTAAATCTGTTTGTGTAAACTCTATTATCGCAAGTATTATGTACAAAGCATCTCCGAATGAGGTTAAGCTCTTAATGGTTGACCCGAAGGTGGTTGAACTAAGTGTATATAACGGCATTCCGCACTTGGATACTCCCGTCGTGACCAAGCCGAAAAAGGCTGCAGGTGCATTAAGCTGGGCAGTAAACGAAATGATGCTCCGCTACGATATGTTTGCAGAAGCAAAGGTTCGCGATATCAAAGGCTATAACAACTATGCAAAATCGCACAATTTAGCATCCATGCCACAGGTTGTTATTATCATCGACGAGCTTGCCGACCTGATGATGGCAGCTCCCGGCGAAGTGGAAGACTCCATTTGCCGTCTGGCACAGCTTGCCCGTGCTGCCGGCATGCACTTAGTTATCGCAACACAGCGTCCGTCGGTTAATGTCATTACCGGTACAATTAAAGCCAACATCCCCTCCCGAATTGCATTTGCAACCTCAAACGCTATTGACTCCCGTACCATTTTAGATTCTTCGGGTGCTGAAAAGCTTTTAGGTCGCGGTGATATGCTATATCACCCCACAGGTGCATCCAAACCTATCCGTGTACAGGGTGCATTTCTCTCTGATGAAGAAAGAGATGCGATTATCGAGTTTGTAAAATCCACCTGCACCGCAAGCTATAACCCCAATATTTTAGAACACATTGAAAAAGAAAGTGTATCGGATAAGGAAAAAGCTGAAAGCGGTGGCGGCGAATGTGACGATTTGCTTCCAAAGGCGATTGATATTGTCATGGAAATCGGACAAGCTTCCACTTCTATGTTACAGCGCAAAATGAGCGTCGGCTTTGCAAGAGCGGGACGCATCATGGACCAGATGGAACAGCGCGGTATTGTGGGTCCCTCTCAGGGTAGCAAGCCCCGTGAAATTCTGATTACAAAAGAACAATACATGGAGCTTAAGGCAACAGGCATTTTCTCTGAGCCTATGAAATACGATGCCGACTAA
- a CDS encoding hydroxyacid dehydrogenase (Involved in the metabolism of aromatic amino acids), with protein MKVVVLDAGTLGDDIDLSPLHDNFDTTVYKSTAPDEVELRTKDADAVVINKIKMNALTLGQSRPKLICLAATGYDNVNLSFCRKEGIGVCNVVGYSTDSVAQLTVTQALYLLMHMPEYTAFVNSGVYSAGTTANRVSPTFHTLNGKTWGVVGLGNIGRKVAEIAKAFGCKILANKNTPDPDFHCVSLEQLCRNSDVISLHTPLTEQTKHLIDEKMLSIMKPSCVLINVARGLVCDEQAVADAILSGKIAGFGTDVYSEEPFSKNHPMHRLLNLPNVCLTPHMAWAALEARNLCMEEIRDNILSYQQKGIRNRVDI; from the coding sequence ATGAAAGTAGTTGTTTTAGATGCAGGAACACTGGGCGATGACATCGACCTTTCCCCTCTGCATGACAATTTTGACACAACGGTATACAAAAGCACCGCACCCGACGAAGTGGAACTGCGTACCAAGGATGCGGATGCGGTTGTGATTAACAAAATCAAAATGAATGCTTTAACTTTAGGACAATCCCGTCCAAAGCTTATTTGTCTTGCGGCAACCGGCTACGATAATGTGAACTTATCTTTTTGTCGCAAAGAAGGAATCGGCGTTTGCAATGTGGTCGGATACTCCACCGATTCTGTGGCACAGCTGACTGTAACACAAGCCCTTTATCTGCTGATGCATATGCCTGAATACACAGCTTTTGTAAACAGCGGTGTCTATTCGGCAGGTACCACCGCAAACCGCGTTTCTCCTACCTTTCACACTTTAAACGGAAAAACCTGGGGTGTTGTGGGCTTGGGAAACATCGGCAGAAAAGTAGCAGAAATCGCGAAAGCTTTCGGGTGCAAAATTCTTGCAAACAAGAATACTCCTGACCCGGATTTTCATTGTGTTTCTTTAGAACAATTATGCCGGAATTCAGATGTTATTTCTCTGCACACACCGCTTACCGAGCAAACCAAGCATTTAATTGACGAAAAAATGCTTTCCATAATGAAGCCAAGCTGTGTACTGATCAATGTAGCGCGCGGACTTGTTTGCGATGAGCAAGCGGTTGCGGATGCAATTTTAAGCGGCAAAATCGCAGGCTTTGGCACAGATGTGTATTCCGAAGAACCGTTTTCTAAAAATCATCCCATGCACAGACTTTTAAATTTACCAAACGTATGCCTTACGCCGCACATGGCATGGGCGGCACTGGAAGCCAGAAATCTCTGCATGGAAGAAATCCGCGACAACATATTGTCCTATCAGCAAAAGGGAATCAGAAATCGTGTAGACATATAA